Proteins encoded within one genomic window of Patescibacteria group bacterium:
- the murJ gene encoding murein biosynthesis integral membrane protein MurJ, with the protein MVDRIKGLVNGEHSLKSATVLLTITLFLSNVLGLLRDILLSNRAQSLSQLDPYFTAFRIPDLIFNLLVLGAIASAFIPIYTDLLKNKSQSDATNMANTVLGTLTFFVTIALVILFFLMPIIIPLLTPLSAVNTMARQTETINLARIMLLSPFFFCLSYTVSAVLNAHRRFFTYSVAPLVYNLSIIVGALLLPKYGINAVAWAVVVGAALHFGVQLPSLIGVGIRLNPKVNMFDKNVGKVVMLMIPRTLSLGMMQIVLLSFTRIAATMSAGAWTIFNFANNFQTTPALIFGSSMATAVFPTLTDAVAEKDHDKYQHYYLRTLRVSLFVLIPATILVFLLRAQIMRLYIGLNHHTSWEDTIRAINTLSWFCISFVAQAVVFITARAFYALQDTKKPMYASVIGCLATVGAAVVLPQLSWFSNASGYDVASLALAYSFGMWVQAVLMIIWLPSQWRGDMTKVYRRILPISFIAIISGALSWLTLRIIGNGLNLNDIVPFGFEGFGTRTVLGIMIQAFGAAVVGLGSYALMAKWFNMEELGWLIRKKKLEE; encoded by the coding sequence ATGGTTGATCGGATAAAAGGTCTAGTTAACGGTGAGCACAGCTTAAAATCTGCGACAGTTTTGTTGACCATTACACTGTTCTTAAGCAATGTTCTTGGATTGCTGCGGGATATTTTGTTGTCTAACCGTGCTCAATCTTTATCTCAGCTTGATCCGTATTTTACCGCCTTTCGTATCCCAGATTTAATTTTTAATCTACTGGTACTGGGTGCAATTGCATCGGCATTTATTCCAATTTATACCGATTTGCTCAAAAACAAATCACAATCCGACGCTACTAATATGGCAAATACGGTTTTGGGAACGCTAACTTTTTTTGTCACCATTGCCTTGGTGATTTTGTTTTTTCTAATGCCTATAATTATTCCGCTACTTACCCCACTCAGCGCAGTCAATACCATGGCGCGGCAAACCGAAACGATCAATTTGGCGCGAATTATGCTACTTTCGCCATTCTTTTTCTGTCTATCATACACAGTTTCCGCCGTGCTAAACGCACATCGTCGTTTCTTTACGTATAGCGTAGCGCCGCTGGTTTATAATCTATCTATCATTGTGGGCGCATTGCTGCTACCAAAATATGGCATCAATGCGGTGGCGTGGGCGGTGGTGGTTGGCGCAGCGCTTCACTTTGGTGTTCAGCTCCCATCGCTTATTGGAGTGGGCATTAGATTAAATCCAAAAGTAAATATGTTTGATAAAAATGTGGGTAAAGTGGTGATGCTAATGATCCCGCGCACATTATCACTCGGGATGATGCAAATTGTACTGTTATCATTTACTCGTATTGCTGCTACGATGTCCGCTGGTGCATGGACTATCTTTAACTTTGCTAATAATTTTCAAACTACCCCGGCGCTGATTTTCGGTTCATCGATGGCTACCGCGGTTTTCCCTACGCTCACCGACGCCGTAGCCGAAAAAGATCATGACAAATACCAGCACTATTATCTCCGCACCTTGCGTGTAAGCTTATTTGTACTAATACCCGCTACCATTTTAGTCTTCTTGCTTCGCGCTCAAATTATGCGATTATACATTGGTCTTAACCATCATACTTCATGGGAAGATACTATTCGCGCTATCAACACATTGTCTTGGTTTTGCATCTCGTTCGTGGCTCAGGCGGTAGTATTTATCACCGCCAGGGCGTTTTATGCTTTGCAAGACACCAAGAAACCAATGTACGCCAGCGTTATTGGTTGTTTGGCCACGGTGGGCGCGGCGGTTGTTTTGCCTCAGCTGTCTTGGTTTAGTAATGCATCTGGTTATGATGTGGCATCACTGGCTCTGGCGTATAGTTTTGGAATGTGGGTGCAAGCGGTATTAATGATTATTTGGCTACCGTCGCAGTGGAGGGGTGATATGACAAAGGTGTACCGTCGAATTTTGCCGATCAGCTTTATCGCCATTATCTCCGGAGCCTTATCTTGGCTCACCCTACGCATAATTGGCAATGGGTTAAATTTGAATGATATTGTGCCGTTTGGGTTTGAAGGATTTGGCACCAGAACCGTTCTTGGCATTATGATTCAGGCGTTTGGGGCAGCGGTGGTTGGCCTTGGCAGCTACGCCTTAATGGCAAAATGGTTCAATATGGAAGAGCTTGGCTGGCTGATTAGGAAGAAAAAGCTTGAGGAATAA
- the ftsH gene encoding ATP-dependent zinc metalloprotease FtsH produces the protein MKQGCSKQILYIFIALFVGIALFGYLRPRQATSQTVPISEISNEVTNNNVKQITVVGENTVNATLKNGSQLTSQKESSAQLKDYNITPDKVSIDIQPSSNSGLWITLLSAIVPVVLIIGFFYIMMRQAQGSNMKAMSFGKSKVKAYESNKHLSFKDVAGLVEPKQELEEVVEFLRSPGKFLAMGAEIPKGVLLVGPPGTGKTMLAKAVAGEARVPFFAMSASEFVEMFVGVGASRVRDLFQKAKRNAPCIVFIDELDAIGRQRGSGLGGSHDEREQTLNQILVEMDGFETEANVIIMGATNRPDVLDPALLRPGRFDRRVMVNLPNKDERVAILEIHSQNKPLSKEIDLARIAAITTGFSGADLKNVVNEAAILAVRDGKKIVTQHYIREAVERVAMGPERKSHRYTDAERKMTAYHESGHAVLAQLMPEADKVEKITIIPRGMAGGYTLTTPLDDRHYVSENHFKADLVVMMGGWVAEELIFNEMTTGASNDLKNATKIARDMVMRYGMSKELGPRTFGEHEEMIFLGREISEQRNYSEEVAAKIDKEVYKIVDEAQLMAKKLLSKNRAVLDKLSALLLEQESVDRATFEGLFS, from the coding sequence TTGAAACAAGGTTGTTCAAAACAAATTCTCTATATATTTATTGCCCTGTTTGTGGGCATAGCTTTGTTTGGTTATTTACGCCCCCGCCAAGCCACTTCTCAAACTGTCCCAATCTCAGAAATATCGAATGAAGTAACCAATAACAACGTTAAGCAAATTACGGTTGTTGGAGAAAATACTGTCAACGCTACGCTTAAAAACGGTAGCCAATTAACATCACAAAAAGAAAGCTCGGCTCAGCTTAAAGACTATAATATCACTCCAGATAAAGTCAGCATAGATATTCAGCCATCCAGCAATAGCGGCCTGTGGATTACTCTGCTCTCTGCCATCGTGCCGGTGGTATTAATTATTGGTTTCTTTTACATTATGATGCGCCAAGCTCAGGGCTCAAATATGAAAGCGATGTCTTTTGGTAAATCTAAGGTTAAGGCGTACGAATCTAACAAGCATTTGAGTTTTAAAGATGTGGCCGGTTTAGTAGAACCAAAGCAAGAACTAGAAGAAGTGGTGGAATTTTTGCGCTCGCCTGGCAAGTTTTTGGCGATGGGCGCCGAGATTCCCAAAGGCGTTCTTTTGGTTGGACCTCCCGGAACCGGTAAAACAATGCTGGCCAAAGCGGTTGCCGGCGAAGCTCGCGTACCGTTTTTTGCCATGTCTGCCTCCGAATTTGTGGAGATGTTCGTGGGTGTTGGCGCTAGCCGCGTGCGCGATCTGTTTCAAAAAGCCAAGCGTAACGCTCCGTGTATCGTTTTTATCGATGAATTAGACGCTATTGGGCGACAACGTGGCTCGGGCTTAGGCGGTAGTCATGATGAGCGCGAACAGACCTTAAACCAAATTCTGGTTGAAATGGATGGGTTTGAAACCGAAGCCAACGTGATTATTATGGGCGCAACTAACCGTCCAGACGTGCTTGATCCTGCTTTGCTTCGTCCCGGACGATTTGATCGTAGGGTGATGGTTAATTTGCCTAATAAAGACGAGCGCGTGGCAATTTTGGAAATTCACTCTCAAAATAAGCCGTTATCAAAAGAAATTGATTTGGCTCGTATTGCTGCCATCACTACCGGTTTCTCTGGCGCCGATCTTAAGAATGTGGTTAATGAAGCGGCCATCTTAGCTGTTAGAGACGGTAAAAAAATTGTTACTCAGCATTATATCCGTGAAGCGGTAGAGCGCGTGGCCATGGGGCCTGAGCGCAAATCACATCGTTATACCGACGCAGAGCGCAAAATGACTGCATATCACGAAAGCGGTCATGCCGTTTTGGCGCAACTAATGCCAGAGGCCGACAAGGTAGAAAAAATCACCATCATTCCGCGTGGTATGGCTGGTGGATATACTTTAACCACTCCACTGGACGATCGCCATTATGTCAGCGAAAATCATTTTAAGGCTGATTTAGTGGTGATGATGGGTGGCTGGGTGGCTGAAGAATTGATATTTAATGAGATGACCACCGGTGCGTCAAATGATCTGAAAAACGCCACCAAAATTGCCCGAGATATGGTGATGCGCTACGGTATGAGTAAAGAACTTGGGCCTCGTACTTTTGGTGAGCACGAAGAGATGATCTTCCTTGGCCGCGAAATTTCAGAGCAGCGCAATTATTCCGAAGAAGTGGCAGCCAAAATCGACAAAGAGGTCTACAAAATTGTGGACGAAGCGCAATTAATGGCTAAAAAATTGCTTTCTAAAAATCGCGCTGTATTAGACAAACTTTCAGCGTTGTTGCTTGAACAAGAATCAGTTGACCGAGCTACGTTTGAAGGACTATTTAGCTAG
- a CDS encoding glycosyltransferase, with protein MKILVCTETYLPTINGVVNSIELFRHQLEKNGHQVDIVAPHSAAESFKSRSHVFRLPSLPLIGQPTHPVAWPSKSHISAIISETKPDVVHCQGMFACGWLGLKGAQKANLPHVLTYHTHLEGYSHYAGPLSFLAKPIMRWWTKKMCNQFDLVITPSPSMAKMLKSYKVKTDIVALPTGIELKDYRFNDKKKLRAMLKFNPDEVYILSAGRLSEEKNVKQLLIDFGRIHVRNPKVKLLLAGDGPERKAYETIVEARGLQSVVTFLGALKHEDLINYFVACDIFAFPSLTDTQGIVLIEAMAAGCPSVVYDMLGPGDIVKHEVNGLKAKVGTDQFFQHLFALVSDQDLREKISIGGLRDVRNYSIEKTADQLQQIYAVLCKRP; from the coding sequence ATGAAAATACTTGTTTGCACCGAAACCTATCTTCCAACCATTAACGGCGTCGTTAACTCAATTGAACTGTTTAGGCATCAACTTGAAAAAAATGGCCATCAAGTGGATATTGTCGCCCCACACTCTGCCGCCGAAAGCTTTAAGTCTAGATCTCACGTTTTTCGCCTACCATCGCTACCTCTGATCGGGCAGCCAACGCATCCGGTAGCATGGCCAAGCAAATCCCACATCTCAGCCATCATCAGCGAAACCAAACCAGACGTTGTCCACTGTCAAGGTATGTTTGCCTGTGGCTGGCTGGGTCTAAAAGGTGCGCAAAAGGCCAATTTGCCACATGTTTTAACTTATCACACTCATCTTGAGGGATATTCGCACTATGCCGGGCCATTATCGTTCTTAGCCAAACCAATTATGCGCTGGTGGACTAAAAAAATGTGCAACCAATTTGATTTGGTCATCACCCCATCCCCCAGCATGGCTAAGATGCTCAAGAGTTACAAAGTCAAAACCGACATTGTAGCGCTCCCAACCGGTATTGAGCTAAAGGATTACCGTTTTAATGATAAGAAAAAATTGCGAGCAATGCTTAAATTTAACCCAGATGAGGTTTATATTTTATCCGCCGGGCGGTTATCTGAAGAAAAAAATGTCAAACAATTATTAATCGATTTTGGGCGCATTCACGTGCGCAATCCTAAAGTCAAATTATTATTAGCAGGTGATGGCCCCGAGCGCAAAGCGTATGAAACGATAGTAGAAGCTAGAGGATTGCAATCGGTGGTTACGTTTTTGGGCGCACTAAAACACGAAGATCTAATAAATTACTTTGTTGCCTGTGATATATTTGCCTTTCCATCGCTAACAGACACCCAAGGCATCGTATTAATTGAAGCGATGGCGGCCGGATGTCCCAGCGTGGTGTACGATATGCTAGGCCCGGGCGATATTGTTAAGCACGAGGTAAACGGGTTAAAGGCAAAAGTGGGCACGGATCAGTTTTTCCAACACTTATTTGCGCTTGTTTCAGACCAAGATTTAAGAGAAAAAATCAGCATCGGTGGCTTAAGAGACGTTAGAAACTACTCTATCGAAAAAACCGCTGATCAATTGCAACAGATCTACGCTGTTTTATGTAAGAGGCCATAG
- a CDS encoding 50S ribosomal protein L25: MSLQLNADTRKITGKKVKSIRRDGLIPLVMYGKGLPTHHLQSNAKLFSKLFKESGTSSLVDIAIEDAKPIKALIKSVSLDPVSNEILHADLLQVNMKEKIRTEIPIEFVGDSSVVTEQDGKLVFNLDALEIECLPDDLVPNFEVNVSSLTEFDQAIHVSDIKIPDGMEILTDPELVIVVAQAPLTEAELEAELAEPEKTEEEAVAEMAAEEPAAEGEELGETKDDLGN; encoded by the coding sequence ATGAGCCTACAACTAAACGCAGATACCCGCAAAATAACTGGCAAAAAAGTTAAGTCTATTAGACGTGACGGTCTAATTCCATTGGTAATGTATGGAAAAGGCTTGCCAACTCATCACCTGCAATCCAACGCCAAACTGTTCTCCAAGTTATTTAAAGAAAGCGGTACCTCTAGCTTAGTTGATATTGCTATTGAAGACGCCAAACCAATTAAAGCTTTAATCAAATCGGTCAGCCTTGATCCGGTATCCAATGAAATTCTTCACGCTGACTTGTTACAGGTAAATATGAAAGAAAAAATCCGCACCGAAATTCCAATTGAATTTGTGGGTGATTCCAGTGTAGTTACCGAGCAAGATGGTAAATTGGTGTTCAACTTAGACGCTCTTGAGATTGAATGTTTGCCAGACGATTTGGTACCAAACTTTGAAGTAAATGTTTCATCTCTAACTGAATTTGATCAAGCAATTCACGTATCTGACATAAAAATCCCAGACGGCATGGAAATTCTAACCGATCCGGAATTGGTAATTGTAGTTGCGCAGGCTCCGTTAACCGAAGCTGAACTTGAAGCCGAACTAGCAGAGCCAGAAAAGACCGAGGAAGAGGCAGTCGCTGAAATGGCCGCCGAAGAACCAGCCGCCGAAGGTGAAGAATTGGGGGAAACCAAAGACGATTTGGGTAATTAG
- the thrS gene encoding threonine--tRNA ligase, whose amino-acid sequence MKQIRTNTPKTKEMSSQIEKMRHTLSHCLAAAVLNLYPKTKLGIGPVIENGFYYDFLFESPLSPDDLIKIENEMRSVIKQKMSLRQFNLSRDEALAKEKDQPFKFELIKDLGDKELSFYSLESPNQPNSFVDLCAGPHLESTDQVGAFKLTHLAGAYWKGDEKNQMLTRIYGVAFETQEELDQYLKQIDEATKRDHRKLGVTLDLFTFSDLVGAGLPLWTPKGTIVRDLLDDFVWSLRRAKGYEKVEIPHITKKDLYVKSGHWDKFKDELFRINTREGHEFAMKPMNCPHHTQIFARKSWSYKEMPQRYANTTFVYRDEQTGELNGLSRVRAITQDDAHVFCREDQIKDEILAIWDIVDDFYGKFGIKTAARLSLGDQSQPDKYLGDAKTWDKMENTLREVVKIKKTTASEAIGEAAFYGPKIDFMGIDSLGREWQVATIQLDMNMPTRFGLSFTNADGHDETPIMIHAAIMGSIERFMSILIEHYAGVFPVWLAPVQAVVVPIADRHNGYATTIVDQLKASGVRVNLDLRRETLGKRIRDLEMQKVPFVLVIGDKEVESKKIAVRSRDDGDLGAKSVKELIKTNFQF is encoded by the coding sequence ATGAAACAAATACGCACAAACACACCCAAAACCAAAGAAATGTCTTCTCAAATTGAGAAAATGCGCCACACTCTAAGCCACTGCTTAGCGGCTGCGGTGCTAAACTTGTATCCCAAAACCAAGCTGGGTATAGGCCCGGTAATTGAAAACGGGTTCTATTATGATTTTCTGTTCGAATCTCCCCTATCACCCGACGATCTAATCAAAATCGAAAACGAGATGCGATCAGTTATCAAACAAAAAATGTCTTTGCGCCAATTTAATTTGAGCCGCGATGAAGCATTGGCAAAGGAAAAAGATCAACCATTCAAATTTGAATTGATTAAAGACCTAGGCGATAAGGAATTAAGTTTTTATAGCTTGGAATCCCCCAATCAACCCAATTCTTTCGTTGACCTCTGCGCTGGGCCGCACCTTGAATCTACCGACCAAGTTGGCGCGTTTAAGCTAACCCATCTTGCCGGCGCATACTGGAAAGGTGACGAAAAAAATCAGATGCTCACCCGTATCTACGGCGTAGCGTTTGAGACCCAGGAAGAACTAGACCAATACCTCAAGCAAATCGACGAAGCCACCAAACGCGATCATCGCAAATTAGGTGTAACGCTTGATCTATTTACCTTTTCCGACCTCGTTGGTGCCGGTTTGCCATTGTGGACACCAAAAGGGACTATTGTTCGCGATTTACTTGATGATTTTGTGTGGAGTTTGCGTCGTGCTAAGGGATACGAAAAAGTGGAAATCCCCCACATCACCAAAAAAGATTTATATGTTAAAAGTGGGCACTGGGATAAGTTTAAGGACGAATTATTTAGAATTAACACCCGTGAAGGCCACGAATTTGCGATGAAGCCAATGAACTGCCCACACCACACTCAAATTTTTGCCCGCAAAAGTTGGAGCTACAAAGAAATGCCGCAACGCTACGCCAACACTACGTTTGTGTATCGTGATGAGCAAACCGGTGAATTAAACGGACTGTCCCGCGTTAGAGCCATCACTCAAGACGATGCCCACGTGTTTTGCCGCGAAGACCAGATAAAAGACGAGATACTGGCAATCTGGGATATTGTAGATGATTTTTATGGTAAATTTGGCATCAAAACAGCTGCTCGTCTATCACTTGGCGACCAATCTCAACCAGATAAATATCTTGGTGATGCCAAAACCTGGGATAAAATGGAAAACACGTTACGAGAAGTAGTCAAAATCAAAAAAACCACCGCATCTGAGGCTATTGGTGAAGCGGCGTTTTACGGGCCAAAAATTGACTTTATGGGTATTGATTCCTTGGGCCGAGAGTGGCAAGTGGCAACCATCCAACTGGATATGAATATGCCAACGCGATTTGGCTTGAGTTTCACCAATGCTGACGGCCACGATGAGACCCCAATTATGATTCACGCCGCCATTATGGGCTCAATTGAACGATTCATGTCCATTTTAATTGAACATTACGCCGGCGTATTTCCGGTCTGGCTAGCGCCGGTGCAAGCGGTGGTGGTACCAATTGCAGATCGGCATAACGGCTATGCCACTACCATTGTCGATCAGTTAAAAGCAAGTGGAGTTCGGGTTAACCTAGACCTCAGACGTGAGACTTTGGGCAAAAGAATCCGAGATCTAGAAATGCAAAAAGTGCCTTTTGTCTTGGTTATTGGCGATAAAGAAGTCGAATCAAAGAAAATTGCCGTCCGCTCCCGTGATGATGGCGACCTCGGAGCAAAAAGCGTAAAAGAACTTATAAAGACCAATTTTCAATTTTAA
- the glyA gene encoding serine hydroxymethyltransferase: MSNATDILQLIKLEETRQQEGMELIPSENYASKNIRGALGSVLTNKYSEGYAGARYYGGQEVIDQIETKAIELARQLFKYQFVNVQPYSGTPANLAVYNALLQPGDTILSMALDMGGHLSHGHKLSLPGKLYNIVSYGLHEENSKNEIRNTKQIQNSKKEIQKNGTFRASDFEFSAYDAGRIDYNQVAELAKTHKPKLIVAGGSAYPYIIDFKRFREIADSVGAILMVDMAHIAGLVAGGVHPSPYPYAHVVTSTTHKTMRGPRGGFILTDDEEMAKKINRAVFPGIQGGPHDNNIAGIAICFAEALDPEFKDYAKQVILNAKALADTVGAPSSLPHRMTGGQHELPEVPAMAGGHMSPPLHPLKRNSFNSNFKFQISNCPPSNWNPTTENHLLLLDVTPFGLGGLRAQDLLDSVGITVNKQVLPGDTRKPADPSGIRLGSPAMTTRGFKEEQFNQTGKWIIDVLSNPEDLKLHRAIHQEVKALCKRFLVP, translated from the coding sequence ATGAGTAACGCAACAGACATTTTGCAGCTAATCAAACTTGAAGAAACGCGCCAACAAGAAGGCATGGAGCTAATTCCGTCTGAAAATTACGCGTCTAAGAACATTCGCGGCGCTTTGGGCTCGGTTTTAACCAATAAATATTCCGAAGGCTATGCTGGCGCACGTTATTACGGTGGCCAAGAGGTCATTGACCAAATTGAAACCAAGGCCATTGAACTTGCTCGGCAACTGTTCAAATATCAATTTGTAAACGTGCAACCATATTCCGGCACACCGGCCAATTTAGCGGTTTATAATGCTTTGTTACAACCGGGCGATACTATACTTTCGATGGCGCTTGATATGGGCGGCCACCTAAGCCACGGACACAAACTTAGTTTACCGGGAAAACTTTATAATATTGTTAGTTATGGACTACATGAAGAAAATTCGAAAAACGAAATACGAAATACAAAACAAATCCAAAATTCAAAAAAAGAAATTCAAAAAAATGGTACTTTTCGTGCTTCGGATTTCGAATTTAGTGCTTATGATGCCGGACGCATAGATTACAATCAAGTTGCAGAATTAGCCAAAACCCATAAGCCAAAACTGATTGTTGCTGGTGGTAGTGCGTATCCTTATATAATAGATTTTAAGAGATTCAGAGAAATTGCCGACAGCGTTGGTGCTATTTTGATGGTAGATATGGCGCATATTGCCGGACTAGTGGCTGGTGGCGTGCACCCATCACCCTACCCGTATGCGCACGTTGTAACCTCAACCACCCATAAGACAATGCGCGGGCCAAGAGGTGGATTTATTTTGACCGATGATGAAGAAATGGCAAAAAAAATTAACCGCGCAGTTTTTCCCGGAATTCAAGGCGGCCCGCACGATAATAACATTGCCGGTATTGCCATTTGCTTTGCCGAAGCCCTAGATCCAGAGTTTAAGGACTATGCCAAACAAGTTATTCTTAACGCAAAAGCCTTAGCAGATACTGTAGGGGCACCGTCCTCGCTACCGCATCGGATGACCGGTGGTCAACATGAATTGCCCGAGGTTCCAGCCATGGCGGGCGGACATATGAGTCCGCCCCTACACCCCCTAAAAAGAAATTCCTTCAATTCAAATTTCAAATTTCAAATTTCAAATTGTCCTCCCTCTAATTGGAACCCAACCACAGAGAATCACCTACTCTTACTAGACGTCACGCCTTTTGGCCTAGGTGGCTTACGCGCCCAAGATCTACTAGACAGCGTTGGCATTACTGTAAATAAACAAGTTTTGCCGGGTGATACCAGAAAACCGGCCGACCCATCGGGTATTCGGCTTGGATCACCGGCAATGACTACCAGAGGATTCAAAGAAGAACAATTTAACCAAACCGGAAAATGGATTATTGACGTATTATCAAATCCGGAAGACCTTAAGTTGCACCGCGCTATTCACCAAGAGGTAAAAGCACTGTGTAAAAGGTTCCTGGTGCCTTAG
- a CDS encoding four helix bundle suffix domain-containing protein, which translates to MAQPGYKTLASFMMATVVYDLTVKFCKQFVNSRENSRLVEQMVQAARSGRQNIAEGYMEKSLKSYIKLVGVAKASQEELLLDFQDFLRQRNLPLFSKDDQNVRVFREFRAIWVTENTLNTPNFPNDPTLAANMLVTFVSLTTFLLDKQLLSLEEKFKTEGGYSEKLFNARKDQKRKDGWGH; encoded by the coding sequence ATGGCCCAGCCTGGTTATAAAACACTAGCTTCCTTTATGATGGCGACTGTTGTATATGATTTAACAGTCAAATTTTGCAAACAGTTTGTTAATAGCAGAGAAAACAGTAGGCTGGTTGAACAAATGGTGCAAGCGGCGCGCAGCGGTAGGCAAAACATAGCTGAAGGTTATATGGAAAAGTCATTAAAGAGTTATATAAAACTGGTGGGCGTTGCAAAAGCGTCCCAAGAGGAGCTGTTGTTAGACTTCCAAGATTTTCTGAGACAGAGAAATTTGCCTTTGTTTAGCAAGGACGACCAAAATGTAAGGGTTTTTAGAGAGTTTAGGGCAATTTGGGTAACTGAAAACACCTTGAATACACCTAATTTTCCGAATGACCCAACTCTAGCGGCTAATATGTTAGTAACCTTTGTAAGTTTAACCACCTTTTTATTAGATAAACAGCTTCTTTCCCTAGAAGAAAAGTTTAAAACTGAAGGCGGTTATAGTGAAAAACTTTTTAATGCCAGAAAAGACCAAAAGAGGAAAGACGGTTGGGGGCATTAG